The Candidatus Uhrbacteria bacterium genome has a segment encoding these proteins:
- a CDS encoding PrgI family protein — MPEKFVVPQFIDNEDKILGPITVRQFLLSLGGTFAIFIEYRIFTLPFFIILAILTAAFVGVFGFLKINGQPFHLFFVNVLQTMSRPRLRVWHKALNDAELKVLAIMAPKVEAITASVTKSRPESTRLRDLALTVNTGGVYNPDEDQS, encoded by the coding sequence ATGCCAGAGAAATTCGTTGTACCTCAATTTATCGATAACGAAGATAAAATTCTCGGCCCGATTACGGTCAGACAATTTTTGCTGTCTCTAGGTGGTACATTTGCGATATTTATCGAGTATCGTATTTTTACTTTGCCATTTTTCATCATCTTGGCGATTTTGACTGCAGCTTTTGTCGGCGTGTTTGGATTCTTGAAGATTAATGGCCAACCATTCCATTTGTTTTTCGTGAATGTCCTGCAAACCATGTCTCGGCCTAGGCTTCGGGTATGGCATAAAGCGTTGAATGATGCCGAGTTGAAAGTTTTGGCGATTATGGCGCCTAAGGTGGAAGCGATCACGGCCTCCGTTACCAAGAGTCGTCCGGAATCGACACGTTTAAGGGATTTGGCTCTCACCGTAAATACGGGCGGGGTGTACAATCCTGATGAAGATCAGTCCTGA
- a CDS encoding ATP-binding protein, with product MAFTPEQKPGFDPSQITKGGVGLQKGPNKEERAKATEEQKIALEEERIYRKGVASIKDLIAPASMVVEPSFVRLGDVYCRTLFVVTYPRYVTVGWASPIINLSAQLDIAMFFYPIKADIVLKQLKRKVGVLEAQISSDAESGKPRDPINETALRDIEQLRDDLTQGIEHFFQFAFYCTFYSKDKDELERVTSSVESTFAAMLIYTRRSYFQAEQGFNSTLPVGNDELQITFNMSTSPIASSFPFTSAELTSDNGILYGVNRHNNSLIIFDRFSLQNANAIVFATSGAGKSYAVKLEIIRSLMLGVDVIVIDPESEYKHLSDAVGGTYINISLASRSKINPFDLPRPTGEAFAVEDIIRSAVITIKGLLRLMLGKVTTTEDSILDRALLETYAKKDIMPGADLSSVEPPILQDFQSILEGMEGTAELIVKLKKFTEGTFSGLLNSPTTVQMNNQLVVFSVRDLEDELRSMSIYTIINYIWNVVRSERKKRILIIDEAWWLMQSEDSAKFIFALVKRCRKYFLGITTITQDVNDFLTSPYGQAIVTNSSMQLLLKQSPAAIDLVARTFLLTQSEKYLLLESGVGEGIFFAGAKHAAIQIVASYTEDQIVTTNPQQLLKIEAAKKEFEESQNPGV from the coding sequence ATGGCCTTTACACCGGAACAAAAACCAGGCTTTGACCCTTCGCAGATCACGAAGGGCGGTGTTGGCTTGCAAAAAGGCCCAAATAAGGAAGAACGCGCCAAGGCCACAGAAGAACAAAAAATCGCTCTTGAGGAAGAGCGTATTTATCGTAAGGGTGTTGCATCGATCAAAGATTTGATTGCGCCAGCATCAATGGTCGTTGAACCGTCATTTGTGCGTCTGGGCGATGTTTATTGCCGTACGCTGTTCGTCGTCACGTATCCGCGTTATGTGACGGTTGGATGGGCCTCGCCGATTATTAACTTGTCGGCACAGTTGGATATCGCGATGTTCTTTTATCCGATTAAAGCGGATATCGTTTTGAAGCAGCTCAAGCGTAAAGTCGGTGTCCTTGAAGCGCAGATTTCTTCTGATGCCGAGTCCGGAAAGCCTCGCGATCCGATCAATGAGACGGCTTTGCGCGATATCGAGCAGCTGCGTGATGATTTGACGCAGGGTATTGAGCACTTTTTCCAATTTGCGTTTTATTGCACGTTCTATTCAAAAGATAAGGATGAGCTGGAGCGTGTAACATCAAGTGTAGAAAGCACATTTGCTGCGATGTTGATTTATACGCGTCGATCGTATTTCCAGGCTGAACAAGGCTTCAACTCGACATTGCCGGTTGGAAACGATGAGTTACAGATCACCTTTAACATGAGCACCTCGCCGATTGCGTCGTCTTTTCCGTTTACATCGGCGGAGCTTACGAGCGATAACGGTATTTTGTATGGCGTGAATCGCCATAATAACTCGCTCATCATTTTTGACCGTTTCTCGCTTCAGAACGCGAATGCGATTGTCTTTGCTACTTCTGGTGCCGGTAAATCGTATGCGGTTAAGCTCGAGATCATCCGATCGTTGATGCTTGGCGTGGATGTTATCGTTATCGATCCAGAATCGGAATATAAGCATTTGTCCGATGCCGTCGGAGGAACGTATATCAACATTTCTTTGGCCTCGCGCTCCAAGATCAATCCATTTGATTTGCCGAGACCGACAGGAGAAGCGTTTGCTGTCGAGGATATTATCCGAAGTGCTGTTATTACGATCAAAGGCTTGCTGCGCTTGATGTTGGGCAAGGTTACGACGACAGAAGACTCGATCTTGGACCGAGCATTGCTTGAAACGTACGCCAAGAAGGACATCATGCCGGGCGCTGATCTCTCATCGGTCGAGCCGCCAATTTTGCAGGACTTCCAGAGTATTCTTGAAGGCATGGAGGGGACGGCCGAGTTGATTGTCAAACTTAAAAAGTTTACGGAGGGCACATTCTCCGGTCTTTTGAACTCGCCGACCACCGTGCAGATGAATAATCAGCTCGTGGTTTTCTCGGTGCGTGATCTTGAAGATGAATTGCGATCCATGTCGATCTATACGATTATCAACTACATTTGGAATGTGGTGCGATCGGAACGTAAGAAGCGCATTTTGATTATTGATGAGGCTTGGTGGCTGATGCAGTCGGAAGATTCTGCCAAGTTTATCTTTGCTCTCGTGAAACGCTGCCGTAAGTACTTCTTGGGAATCACGACAATTACACAGGATGTGAATGACTTTTTGACTTCACCTTACGGACAGGCGATTGTAACCAACAGCTCGATGCAGCTTTTGTTAAAGCAATCGCCGGCTGCCATCGACCTTGTTGCCAGAACATTCTTGCTGACGCAGTCGGAAAAATATCTTTTGCTTGAGTCTGGCGTTGGTGAGGGTATTTTCTTTGCCGGAGCCAAGCATGCCGCTATTCAGATCGTTGCTTCTTACACGGAGGACCAGATCGTTACAACGAATCCGCAGCAACTGCTCAAGATCGAGGCCGCCAAGAAGGAGTTTGAAGAATCACAAAACCCTGGAGTCTAG
- a CDS encoding ComF family protein: MAMPGLSSTWVSALANKILDSLFPPVCIGCGTGGFWCCDDCLESIDFAVVAPHVEGIDRLKIIGSYAHPVLRKLMTNYKYRSARCFEPTLRELVRRWRDQTAFRIEGDWTIVPTPTDEKHILERGFDHTEHLAMIVRDELIPQAKVMKLMRRNRKTEANANLHDIELRKGNLLNSIECIEQVSRNILLIDDIVTSGATMGECAKALRNAGAEKIEGFAFALGG; encoded by the coding sequence ATGGCAATGCCTGGGTTGTCATCGACATGGGTATCCGCGCTGGCGAATAAGATACTCGATAGCTTATTTCCGCCCGTCTGTATCGGTTGTGGTACAGGCGGGTTTTGGTGTTGTGATGATTGTCTCGAATCGATCGATTTTGCCGTAGTGGCGCCTCACGTTGAAGGAATTGATCGATTAAAGATTATCGGATCTTATGCGCATCCGGTCCTTAGAAAATTGATGACGAATTATAAATATCGATCCGCAAGATGCTTTGAACCGACGCTACGCGAACTTGTCAGACGCTGGAGAGATCAGACAGCTTTCAGAATCGAAGGGGATTGGACGATTGTTCCAACACCAACGGATGAGAAGCACATTTTGGAGCGCGGGTTTGACCATACGGAACATCTGGCGATGATCGTGCGTGATGAGCTCATACCACAAGCGAAGGTCATGAAACTCATGAGGCGCAATCGCAAGACTGAAGCGAATGCAAATTTACATGATATAGAACTGCGTAAGGGAAATCTTCTGAATTCGATTGAGTGTATCGAGCAGGTGAGTCGGAATATCCTACTAATCGATGACATTGTTACAAGCGGAGCGACAATGGGGGAATGTGCCAAGGCTTTGCGTAACGCTGGGGCAGAAAAGATCGAGGGATTTGCTTTTGCTTTGGGTGGTTGA
- a CDS encoding VOC family protein, which translates to MTNKNVVTWFEISVDNMDRAKKFYETVIGKELHKMPVPEEMGMTMYAFPWTDDGEGAAGALVKNNQSKPGGTGTMVYFYSEDCSELDRVEAAGGKVLMAKVPVEGFGFFGFFSDTEGNTVGFFSKK; encoded by the coding sequence ATGACAAACAAGAACGTCGTGACATGGTTTGAGATCTCTGTCGATAACATGGATCGAGCTAAAAAATTTTATGAGACAGTAATCGGTAAAGAGCTTCATAAGATGCCTGTGCCAGAAGAAATGGGGATGACGATGTATGCCTTCCCATGGACTGATGATGGCGAGGGTGCAGCCGGAGCATTGGTAAAAAACAATCAAAGCAAACCAGGGGGCACTGGAACCATGGTCTATTTCTATTCGGAAGACTGTAGTGAGCTCGACCGTGTTGAAGCCGCAGGCGGCAAGGTGCTTATGGCAAAAGTGCCGGTAGAAGGCTTTGGTTTCTTCGGTTTCTTTTCTGATACAGAAGGCAATACTGTAGGGTTCTTCTCAAAAAAATAA
- a CDS encoding DUF1801 domain-containing protein translates to MKTYTNKTQPTAISPETFLKENLKGKEKKHREALALIDLYTKVTGSPCVMWNKIFGFGKYHYLDSKGGEHTHLITGFTSSSAGFTLYNMIGWENGKKDMENLGKYKFSGKSCLAIKSIEDIDLKVLRAVIKRSYAEMKKRYKTEK, encoded by the coding sequence ATGAAAACATACACCAACAAAACGCAACCAACAGCCATTAGTCCTGAAACGTTTTTGAAAGAAAACCTCAAGGGAAAAGAAAAAAAGCATCGTGAAGCACTTGCATTGATTGACCTATACACAAAAGTCACAGGCTCGCCCTGTGTAATGTGGAACAAGATATTTGGCTTTGGAAAATATCACTACCTAGATAGCAAAGGCGGTGAACATACCCATCTCATCACGGGCTTCACAAGCTCATCGGCCGGCTTTACTTTATACAATATGATTGGCTGGGAGAATGGCAAAAAAGACATGGAAAATCTCGGCAAGTACAAATTCTCTGGCAAATCATGTCTTGCGATAAAAAGCATTGAGGATATAGATCTCAAAGTACTTAGGGCTGTTATAAAGCGCTCTTACGCTGAGATGAAGAAACGGTATAAAACTGAAAAGTAA
- a CDS encoding GNAT family N-acetyltransferase → MDNHSTIKKLENLDELKELVAVFTLAFESEYSTSDSYLSSMLQNSACVIMGAVVEARIVGGLVAFAMTPIHGTKEMYIYDIAVHPEFQKRGLGAQLMEALKQEARGRGVETIFVEAESEDEGAVAFYRAIGGKEVAVNHFNFNV, encoded by the coding sequence ATGGATAATCACTCAACAATAAAAAAATTAGAAAATCTCGATGAGCTAAAAGAGCTTGTTGCTGTTTTTACGCTTGCATTTGAGTCTGAATACAGCACGTCAGACTCGTATCTATCCTCAATGCTCCAAAACAGTGCTTGTGTGATCATGGGAGCGGTCGTAGAGGCGCGTATTGTCGGTGGATTAGTCGCTTTTGCAATGACACCGATTCACGGGACAAAGGAGATGTATATCTACGACATTGCTGTACATCCTGAGTTTCAAAAGCGAGGACTAGGCGCACAGCTTATGGAAGCATTGAAGCAAGAAGCACGAGGACGCGGTGTGGAGACGATTTTTGTCGAGGCTGAGTCTGAAGACGAGGGCGCGGTCGCCTTTTACCGTGCAATAGGAGGCAAAGAAGTTGCGGTTAATCATTTTAATTTCAACGTATGA
- a CDS encoding peptidoglycan-binding protein → MDSPVFIQLFRRLLPGMFICAVLFSNITIVQAAPVTVAGFELNGLLGSEATFNATTNDVDLETVTLSRGAGISPSALGNAFSASSFVVGGLKANAISSNEFFQVTIQPRNGMSFSLQAINFNLRRSGTGPNAYQWQYSLDGFATTGTDVGAEGSYTGTGTNGAAMTPIDLSSVTALQNIPSGSPVTFRLYAWGATGAPGTIAFGRLAGNDLEFIGESGPGNIVAFEEAGQPGDQASHGATTLNASIASATLTRGSGLNPSGLLNAFSSNGYFVAGTKTNAIQENDFIQIHIPVKDGFRMSLSEMNYVIRRSAQGPMTFQWQYSLDEFSTSGTDLGSEITYSGTDDLGVTQTAIPLSGLLPLQGARILTLRLYAWGATSSNGTFALGRESGPDFELSGTVSPNIILGFDANTLSGNESLFPATFLNTQLLSTQVSRGVGIDPTLASNSYASVNFLTGATSTNAVTNDEYYQFHVQSQTGYYITLTNLFQTNLRTFSGPTTYQWQYSLNEFATPGIILGTPQVYTGTDANGRTATTTAPADVPTLQNVTSVSLRMYAWGASATTGTFSYGRLTGNDLSLSGEVTIFRNFVTYSAGDGGVISGSSTQYIDYNSSTIAVTATPFTLNQFSHWSDGRTDNPRQDYNVTTTQTYTAYFKARQATSTGGGGSFIPPKGIGRGKRDVTVEIDKTQTIGEVDEQGINFLAKIRSTGLFTLDDAPLAEHAIQLVSVDLNVPRVVLRFNSMANTQSFALGDSRTIDLNSDGIADISATFAHVYINRIEITLKKLHQKTLLSERVSPGFRFTRELKTGSLGDDVKALQLFLNSNGFLVAASGPGSKGKETTRFGAGTREALRRYQKTHGIRATGILGPLSRAHIQANSR, encoded by the coding sequence ATGGACTCTCCTGTATTCATTCAATTGTTTCGACGTCTCTTGCCTGGAATGTTTATCTGCGCAGTGCTTTTTTCAAATATTACTATTGTGCAGGCTGCGCCTGTGACCGTTGCAGGCTTTGAATTAAATGGATTGCTTGGCTCTGAAGCAACTTTCAATGCGACAACCAATGACGTTGATCTTGAGACGGTCACTCTTTCCAGAGGGGCTGGGATTTCACCTTCAGCCTTAGGCAATGCCTTTTCAGCCAGCTCTTTTGTTGTCGGGGGGCTAAAGGCGAATGCAATTTCTAGTAATGAATTTTTTCAGGTGACGATACAGCCTCGCAACGGCATGAGTTTTTCACTACAGGCCATCAATTTTAATCTTCGGAGAAGCGGTACTGGTCCAAACGCATATCAGTGGCAATACAGTCTGGACGGTTTTGCTACAACTGGTACCGATGTTGGTGCTGAGGGCTCATATACCGGGACAGGCACGAATGGTGCTGCCATGACTCCAATAGACCTGTCATCCGTTACCGCATTGCAAAACATACCATCTGGATCTCCCGTCACGTTTCGACTTTACGCCTGGGGGGCCACGGGCGCACCAGGCACGATTGCTTTTGGGAGACTTGCGGGTAATGATCTAGAATTCATTGGCGAATCTGGACCTGGGAATATCGTGGCTTTTGAAGAGGCCGGACAGCCTGGAGATCAAGCGAGCCATGGGGCAACGACTCTGAACGCCTCCATTGCATCGGCCACCCTCACGAGAGGATCTGGTTTGAACCCATCTGGGCTGCTTAACGCATTTTCATCAAATGGCTATTTTGTCGCAGGCACAAAAACGAATGCGATACAAGAAAATGATTTCATCCAGATACATATTCCCGTTAAAGACGGTTTCCGCATGTCCCTTTCCGAGATGAATTATGTCATTCGAAGAAGCGCTCAGGGCCCCATGACGTTTCAGTGGCAATATAGCCTTGATGAGTTTTCCACTTCTGGAACTGATTTAGGATCTGAAATCACTTATAGCGGTACGGATGATTTAGGAGTCACTCAAACCGCCATTCCTCTAAGCGGATTGCTACCACTTCAAGGAGCAAGGATACTCACGTTGAGACTGTATGCTTGGGGTGCTACATCTTCTAACGGTACGTTTGCTCTTGGTAGAGAAAGTGGACCGGATTTTGAGCTATCTGGCACGGTTTCACCCAACATCATTTTAGGATTTGATGCGAACACCTTGTCCGGCAATGAGTCGCTTTTTCCAGCAACATTCTTGAATACACAGCTGCTATCCACTCAGGTGAGTAGAGGAGTCGGAATTGATCCGACTCTGGCAAGTAACTCGTATGCTTCTGTGAACTTCCTAACGGGTGCTACGAGCACAAATGCCGTAACAAATGATGAATACTATCAGTTTCATGTACAGTCGCAAACAGGCTATTACATTACCCTTACCAATCTTTTTCAAACTAATCTGCGTACGTTTTCCGGTCCGACCACCTATCAATGGCAGTATAGTTTAAACGAATTTGCCACGCCCGGGATTATTCTTGGAACACCCCAGGTTTATACGGGAACAGATGCGAACGGAAGAACCGCGACAACTACCGCTCCAGCAGATGTTCCCACGCTCCAAAACGTCACGAGCGTTTCATTGCGTATGTATGCGTGGGGTGCATCCGCCACCACAGGCACGTTTTCTTACGGAAGACTTACAGGTAATGATTTATCTCTCTCGGGCGAGGTGACTATCTTTAGAAATTTTGTCACCTATTCTGCTGGAGATGGCGGCGTGATATCCGGATCATCTACTCAATATATCGATTACAATTCTTCGACCATCGCTGTTACGGCAACGCCGTTTACCTTAAATCAATTCTCGCATTGGAGCGACGGGAGAACAGATAACCCAAGACAGGATTATAACGTCACCACAACGCAAACATACACCGCCTATTTCAAGGCTCGGCAGGCCACTTCAACAGGAGGCGGCGGCTCTTTTATACCGCCTAAAGGCATTGGCAGAGGGAAGCGTGATGTAACCGTTGAAATAGATAAGACCCAAACGATCGGCGAGGTTGATGAACAAGGTATTAATTTTCTTGCAAAAATACGTAGTACAGGCCTTTTCACCTTAGATGACGCTCCGTTAGCAGAACATGCTATTCAGCTGGTCAGTGTTGACTTGAATGTGCCTCGAGTCGTTCTCCGTTTCAATTCCATGGCTAATACTCAATCGTTTGCTCTCGGTGATTCGCGTACCATTGATTTGAATAGTGATGGTATTGCAGACATCTCGGCGACGTTTGCCCATGTCTATATCAATAGAATTGAAATCACATTAAAGAAGTTACATCAAAAGACTTTATTATCGGAAAGGGTTTCTCCGGGTTTTCGTTTTACTCGTGAGCTCAAAACTGGCTCGTTAGGTGATGATGTGAAGGCATTGCAGCTGTTCCTTAACTCCAACGGCTTTCTTGTGGCTGCAAGCGGTCCTGGTTCAAAAGGAAAGGAAACGACACGATTTGGAGCTGGAACCCGCGAGGCTCTCAGACGCTATCAAAAAACTCATGGGATACGGGCTACCGGTATCCTCGGACCGCTTTCACGTGCCCATATTCAGGCGAACTCGAGGTAG
- a CDS encoding helix-turn-helix domain-containing protein, which translates to MSKTPKYNLSKLAAKIKGLRAKHELTRDELSKKAKVNYNTIIKLESGANKNPTIKTLIGIAMVFKTSVEDIIA; encoded by the coding sequence ATGAGCAAAACTCCAAAATATAATCTTTCCAAACTTGCGGCCAAGATCAAGGGTCTTCGCGCCAAGCATGAATTGACTCGTGACGAGCTTTCCAAGAAAGCCAAGGTCAACTACAACACGATCATCAAGCTTGAGAGCGGCGCCAACAAGAACCCGACAATCAAGACCTTGATCGGAATCGCCATGGTGTTCAAGACTTCGGTCGAGGATATCATCGCCTAA
- the bcp gene encoding thioredoxin-dependent thiol peroxidase translates to MLKQGTKAPEFTLPDQEGKMHSLKDQKGKWTLIYFYPKDDTPGCTVEACTIRDNYGSFKKMGITVWGISIDPVKKHAKFVEKYDLPFTLLSDEKKEVVEAYKIWGKKKFMGREYMGTNRVSFLIDDKGKIAKVYEEVKPAKHAEEVLADAKEMK, encoded by the coding sequence ATGCTTAAACAAGGAACCAAGGCACCGGAATTTACTCTGCCGGATCAGGAAGGAAAGATGCATTCGTTGAAAGACCAGAAAGGGAAGTGGACACTGATTTATTTCTATCCAAAGGACGATACACCAGGATGTACGGTTGAAGCGTGTACGATCCGCGATAACTACGGATCATTCAAGAAAATGGGGATCACGGTTTGGGGCATTAGCATTGATCCGGTCAAGAAACACGCCAAGTTTGTCGAGAAATACGATTTGCCATTCACGCTGCTTTCCGATGAAAAGAAGGAGGTTGTGGAGGCTTACAAGATCTGGGGCAAGAAAAAGTTCATGGGGCGCGAGTATATGGGTACAAATCGCGTGAGCTTTTTGATCGATGACAAAGGCAAGATCGCTAAAGTGTATGAAGAAGTGAAGCCAGCCAAGCACGCCGAGGAAGTGCTGGCAGATGCGAAGGAAATGAAATAG